One Chanodichthys erythropterus isolate Z2021 chromosome 22, ASM2448905v1, whole genome shotgun sequence DNA window includes the following coding sequences:
- the LOC137012302 gene encoding beta-1,3-galactosyltransferase 9 yields MKICVFRLQTHQWCFLLCNVILFHALLFGGDIVEEFLLQSSPAAYTDRVVLEVRERARKLDLTETRVNTSQLYPINTEPCLHHQDLLILTVVLSSPGNLSQREAVRNSWANQTSVHRVAVRTLFFTGSSPLGAEQEMMREESARYGDIVQFEGGVSRGDWQRGHWEQVKMAFRWILLFCPQARFIVLSEDSVYLNLPALTAYLLGLRTHPDDLYLGRVIHRAAPERNPEKPYYLPYQLYPDKYLPDYCSGPAFLLSQDVVRKVYVAAEDVSLPLPSDVLIGLCARRAGVVATHSARFSGDRHIRYNPCCYDFLFSSAGMGAGLMGVAWHDLGAGKGRGCGMLETYYSLVVCKAMTYLDKLSFLNSDNTQG; encoded by the exons ATGAAG ATCTGTGTGTTTCGGCTGCAGACTCATCAGTGGTGCTTCCTGTTGTGTAACGTCATCTTGTTTCACGCGCTGCTGTTTGGGGGTGACATAGTCGAAGAGTTTCTCTTGCAGTCTTCTCCTGCCGCCTACACTGACCGGGTTGTCCTCGAGGTCCGGGAGCGTGCACGCAAACTGGACCTGACTGAGACCAGGGTCAACACCTCGCAGCTCTATCCCATTAACACCGAACCCTGCCTTCATCACCAGGACCTCCTCATCCTCACGGTGGTCCTGAGTTCTCCTGGTAACTTGAGCCAGAGGGAGGCAGTCCGAAACTCCTGGGCCAATCAGACTTCGGTGCACCGTGTTGCCGTGCGGACTTTGTTTTTCACAGGCTCCTCCCCTTTAGGAGCAGAGCAAGAGATGATGAGGGAGGAGTCGGCACGGTATGGTGACATTGTGCAGTTCGAGGGAGGCGTTTCAAGGGGAGACTGGCAGAGGGGACACTGGGAGCAAGTTAAAATGGCGTTTCGCTGGATCCTACTTTTTTGCCCACAAGCCCGATTTATCGTTCTTTCTGAGGATTCTGTGTATTTAAACCTTCCTGCACTTACAGCATACCTGCTGGGACTGAGAACACATCCGGATGACCTTTACCTAGGCAGGGTCATCCATCGGGCCGCACCTGAGAGAAATCCCGAAAAACCGTATTACTTGCCCTATCAGTTGTATCCTGATAAATACCTTCCAGACTACTGCTCCGGCCCGGCATTCCTTCTATCTCAAGACGTCGTGAGAAAAGTTTATGTCGCTGCGGAGGACGTATCTCTGCCCCTCCCCTCCGATGTTCTGATTGGCCTGTGTGCAAGACGGGCAGGTGTGGTGGCCACTCACAGCGCTCGTTTTTCCGGTGACCGGCACATTCGCTATAACCCCTGCTGCTATGACTTCCTATTCAGCTCGGCAGGGATGGGGGCGGGGCTGATGGGCGTGGCTTGGCATGATTTAGGGGCAGGGAAGGGGAGGGGCTGTGGAATGCTGGAGACATATTATAGCTTGGTAGTGTGCAAAGCAATGACCTACCTGGATAAACTCTCCTTTCTGAATAGCGACAACACCCAGGGCTAG